Proteins from one Psychromonas sp. psych-6C06 genomic window:
- the purD gene encoding phosphoribosylamine--glycine ligase, whose amino-acid sequence MNVLIIGSGGREHALAWKVAQNEQVKNIFVAPGNAGSALEAKVTNVNIGVEDIDALVAFAKENNVELTIVGPEAPLVIGVVDAFQEAGLACFGPTKGAAQLEGSKAFTKDFLARHDIPTAWYQNFTEIEPALAYVREKGAPIVIKADGLAAGKGVIVAMTLQEAEDAIQDMLAGNAFGEAGHRVVVEEFLDGEEASFIVMVDGKNVVAMATSQDHKRVGDGDTGPNTGGMGAYSPAPVVTPEMHQRVMDLVINPTVEGMAAEGNTYTGFLYAGLMIMADGTPKVIEYNCRFGDPETQPIMLRMKSDIVTLCLAGVNGELDGMVAEFDERAAIGVVLAAGGYPADYKKGLEISGIPAESEGLKVFHAGTAEVDGKVVTSGGRVLCATALGNTVTEAQQKAYQLTKQISWDGMFHRNDIAYRAIAREAEK is encoded by the coding sequence ATGAATGTTTTGATTATTGGTAGTGGTGGTCGTGAGCATGCTTTAGCATGGAAAGTGGCACAAAATGAACAAGTTAAAAATATCTTTGTTGCACCGGGTAATGCGGGTAGCGCACTAGAAGCTAAAGTAACTAACGTTAATATCGGTGTTGAAGATATCGATGCATTAGTTGCGTTTGCAAAAGAAAACAACGTTGAGCTAACGATTGTTGGCCCAGAAGCGCCACTTGTCATTGGTGTCGTTGATGCGTTCCAAGAAGCGGGGCTTGCTTGTTTTGGTCCTACTAAAGGTGCTGCACAGTTAGAAGGCTCTAAAGCATTCACTAAAGACTTTTTAGCGCGTCATGATATCCCTACGGCTTGGTACCAAAACTTCACTGAAATTGAACCTGCTTTAGCGTATGTTCGTGAAAAAGGTGCACCAATTGTAATCAAGGCTGATGGTCTTGCTGCTGGTAAAGGTGTCATTGTAGCGATGACCTTACAAGAAGCTGAAGATGCTATTCAAGATATGTTAGCTGGTAACGCTTTTGGCGAAGCTGGTCATCGTGTTGTTGTTGAAGAGTTCTTAGACGGTGAAGAAGCATCATTTATCGTGATGGTCGATGGTAAAAACGTAGTGGCGATGGCAACAAGCCAAGATCACAAACGTGTTGGTGATGGCGATACCGGTCCAAATACCGGTGGAATGGGCGCTTACTCTCCTGCTCCTGTTGTGACACCTGAGATGCATCAGCGTGTGATGGACTTAGTTATTAACCCAACAGTTGAAGGTATGGCTGCCGAAGGTAATACTTACACAGGTTTCCTCTATGCAGGACTGATGATCATGGCAGATGGCACACCAAAAGTGATCGAATATAACTGTCGTTTTGGTGATCCTGAAACACAACCTATCATGTTACGCATGAAGTCTGACATTGTTACTTTATGTCTTGCTGGTGTAAACGGTGAGCTAGATGGAATGGTTGCTGAGTTTGATGAGCGAGCTGCTATTGGTGTTGTTTTAGCCGCTGGCGGTTACCCTGCTGATTACAAAAAAGGTTTAGAAATTTCTGGTATTCCTGCTGAATCTGAAGGGCTGAAAGTATTCCACGCGGGTACTGCTGAAGTCGATGGTAAAGTAGTAACAAGCGGTGGTCGTGTACTTTGTGCTACTGCACTGGGTAACACAGTGACAGAAGCGCAACAGAAAGCTTACCAGCTAACTAAACAGATCAGTTGGGATGGTATGTTCCATCGTAACGACATCGCTTACCGTGCAATTGCACGTGAAGCTGAGAAGTAG
- a CDS encoding hybrid-cluster NAD(P)-dependent oxidoreductase encodes MNNDQFERLRCIKRIDQTSDASTFEFEHLDQRPFDFQAGQFLTFEINYYNKLLYRAYSICSSPAKANSVTVAIKRVPGGKISNYLIDNLQAGHALPAMTPAGTFTRQASKTTSNLLLMSAGSGITPCLAIARDILDNQIDINIHFIHSARSYDDVIMVSLLNELASQHDNFQLSLILENSNDATHFQGRLDSSLFTQLVPDSSEKTIFICGPSLYMKSVKEIVSATGFDMDYFHQESFVAEAKEGETVFSDINHQISLPALDKQFMANDQQTLLDAMQGAGVKVPYSCKSGICGACKCKVSGEVVSSSSEALTAEQIEQGYVLSCSTKANSDLIVEL; translated from the coding sequence ATGAATAATGACCAATTTGAACGCTTACGTTGTATTAAACGTATTGATCAAACCAGTGACGCAAGTACCTTTGAGTTTGAACATTTAGACCAACGCCCCTTTGATTTTCAAGCAGGTCAATTTCTTACTTTTGAGATCAATTACTACAATAAACTTTTATACCGCGCTTACTCTATCTGCTCATCACCAGCAAAAGCTAACAGCGTCACCGTTGCGATTAAACGCGTACCAGGCGGTAAAATCTCTAATTACCTCATTGATAATTTACAGGCCGGTCATGCGTTACCCGCGATGACACCAGCAGGGACATTTACACGCCAAGCGAGTAAAACGACTAGTAACCTATTACTAATGAGTGCAGGTAGCGGTATTACGCCTTGCTTGGCTATCGCACGCGATATCTTAGATAATCAGATCGATATTAATATTCATTTTATACATAGCGCACGTAGCTATGATGATGTGATCATGGTGTCACTACTGAATGAACTCGCTTCACAGCATGACAACTTCCAACTTAGCTTGATATTGGAAAACAGTAATGACGCAACACATTTTCAAGGTCGTTTAGACTCATCCCTCTTCACTCAGTTAGTGCCAGATAGTAGTGAGAAAACTATTTTTATCTGTGGACCCTCTTTATATATGAAATCAGTAAAAGAGATTGTCTCGGCCACCGGTTTTGATATGGACTATTTTCATCAAGAAAGTTTTGTTGCTGAAGCAAAAGAGGGCGAAACGGTTTTTTCTGATATCAACCACCAAATTAGCCTACCTGCATTAGATAAGCAGTTTATGGCTAATGACCAGCAAACTCTTTTAGATGCAATGCAAGGCGCTGGCGTTAAAGTCCCATATTCATGTAAATCAGGCATCTGTGGCGCATGTAAATGTAAAGTCTCAGGAGAGGTTGTCAGTAGTAGCAGTGAAGCCCTAACAGCGGAACAAATTGAACAGGGTTATGTGTTAAGCTGTAGCACCAAGGCAAATTCAGACTTGATTGTGGAACTGTAG
- a CDS encoding HU family DNA-binding protein — protein sequence MNKTQLVAEIAEKSELTKVQAKAALEQILSSITDSLKDGEPVQLIGFGTFKVNHRAARTGRNPQTGADIEIKAANVPAFVAGKALKESVNG from the coding sequence ATGAACAAAACACAACTTGTTGCAGAAATCGCAGAAAAATCAGAACTGACTAAAGTACAAGCAAAAGCGGCTTTAGAGCAAATTCTTTCAAGCATCACTGATAGCCTTAAAGATGGTGAACCAGTGCAGTTAATCGGTTTTGGTACTTTCAAAGTAAATCACCGTGCAGCACGTACAGGTCGTAACCCACAAACAGGTGCGGATATCGAAATTAAAGCGGCAAACGTGCCTGCTTTTGTTGCTGGTAAAGCACTTAAAGAATCAGTTAATGGCTAA
- a CDS encoding YjaG family protein, which produces MLSLPINEPLKNLLGWQQSVFCMALSEHTLLHFHLFCDAVETDLGEEIDKLNDLFWEKMTVKGAKINFTTQQEHFDTIIPDSRDYDFYGVYPAIEHCVILSCAFNSFLIKSKEEALNASQTSFSTIASFIELQSGEEIEDEALQSHPLFTEELKFQTHLLKMLDAERSPELIKSVKTYVQEYGVTNLGIALSD; this is translated from the coding sequence ATGCTTTCATTACCGATTAACGAACCATTAAAAAACTTGCTTGGCTGGCAACAAAGTGTCTTTTGCATGGCATTAAGTGAACACACCTTGCTCCATTTTCATCTTTTTTGTGATGCGGTTGAAACTGATTTAGGTGAAGAAATTGATAAACTTAACGATCTTTTCTGGGAGAAAATGACCGTTAAAGGAGCAAAAATTAATTTCACCACGCAACAAGAGCACTTCGATACCATTATTCCAGACTCCCGCGATTATGACTTTTATGGTGTTTATCCTGCTATCGAACATTGTGTTATTTTGAGTTGCGCCTTTAACTCTTTTTTAATTAAATCAAAAGAAGAAGCGCTCAATGCGAGCCAAACAAGCTTTTCTACCATTGCTAGCTTTATTGAATTGCAAAGTGGTGAAGAGATAGAAGATGAAGCACTACAAAGCCACCCTCTATTTACTGAAGAGCTTAAATTTCAGACTCATCTGTTAAAAATGCTAGACGCTGAGCGTAGCCCAGAGTTGATAAAATCAGTGAAAACCTACGTGCAAGAATACGGCGTAACTAACCTAGGCATTGCTCTGAGTGACTAA
- a CDS encoding glycosyl hydrolase family 18 protein, producing MKLIPAALLAAGLFSSNAFAADCSAIAEWDSNTVYTGGKQVQQDGLAYKAAWWTKGDSPASNSGQWTVWGTPEMCDGGSSSSSSSSSSSSSSSSSSSSSSSSSSSSSSSSSSSSSSSSGGTGTGCDAEQYVAGTKYAAGQLVQNAGFEFSCSVAGWCSSDAAWAYAPETGAHWDDAWDKGQSCNVGSSSSSSSSSSSSSSSSSSSSSSSSSSSSSSGGDLPSLKLPKRTLVGYWHNFDNGSGYIRLDDVSRDWDIVNLSFAENKRGGAEGEVAFELCPIGCNNVETEEEFKAGVKKLQSEGKIVLISLGGANAHISLDTPTARDNFIRTMGDIIATYGLNGLDIDLEGGSMNMTAGDQVQVAKTPAIVYMIEAVKTLKARFGEDFILTMAPETAYVQGGAQNFGGIWGAYLPLIDGLREDLDLLHVQHYNTGSLTGSDGVIYFPGTTDFHVALSDMMITGFQAGGGTDPLNYFRGLRADQMAYGLPSGNSSASSGFTSIQAAQDAVSCLISLTSCGNYVPANAHPNFRGLMTWSINWDAFDGYNFSKPHRAFLNTLN from the coding sequence ATGAAATTAATTCCTGCGGCACTACTTGCTGCGGGGCTATTTTCAAGCAATGCTTTTGCAGCTGATTGTAGCGCAATTGCAGAGTGGGATAGCAATACGGTTTACACTGGTGGTAAACAAGTGCAACAAGATGGTTTAGCGTATAAAGCAGCTTGGTGGACAAAGGGTGATTCACCAGCCTCTAACTCTGGACAATGGACTGTTTGGGGTACTCCTGAGATGTGTGATGGTGGCTCTAGCTCTTCTTCAAGTAGTAGCTCATCTTCAAGCAGTAGCTCTTCTTCAAGCAGCAGCTCCTCTTCAAGCAGCAGCTCTTCTTCAAGCAGTAGCTCATCTTCAAGCAGTAGCTCATCAGGCGGCACAGGTACTGGTTGTGATGCTGAGCAATATGTTGCTGGGACTAAATATGCAGCCGGACAGTTAGTTCAAAATGCTGGTTTTGAGTTTAGTTGTAGTGTTGCAGGCTGGTGTTCTTCAGACGCGGCTTGGGCATATGCACCAGAGACAGGCGCACATTGGGATGATGCATGGGATAAAGGACAGTCTTGTAACGTTGGTTCAAGTAGTTCTTCATCTTCAAGCTCTTCATCAAGTAGCTCATCATCTTCAAGCTCTTCTTCGAGCAGTTCTTCATCAAGTAGTTCATCTGGCGGTGATTTACCATCGCTTAAACTACCGAAACGTACGCTAGTGGGTTACTGGCATAACTTTGACAATGGCTCTGGTTACATTCGTCTAGACGATGTTTCTCGTGACTGGGATATTGTTAACCTTTCATTTGCTGAAAACAAACGTGGTGGTGCAGAAGGTGAAGTTGCCTTTGAACTATGTCCAATCGGTTGTAATAACGTAGAAACTGAAGAAGAGTTCAAAGCTGGTGTTAAGAAACTTCAATCAGAAGGTAAAATCGTTCTTATCTCTCTAGGTGGTGCAAATGCACACATCTCTTTAGATACGCCAACAGCACGTGATAACTTCATCCGCACTATGGGTGACATTATTGCAACTTACGGCTTAAATGGTTTAGATATCGACCTTGAAGGTGGCTCAATGAACATGACTGCGGGTGATCAGGTACAAGTTGCTAAAACACCAGCAATTGTTTACATGATTGAAGCAGTTAAAACACTTAAAGCTCGCTTTGGTGAAGACTTTATCTTAACGATGGCACCAGAAACAGCTTACGTTCAAGGTGGCGCACAAAACTTTGGTGGCATCTGGGGAGCTTACTTACCGTTGATTGATGGTTTACGTGAAGATCTTGATCTTTTACACGTACAACATTACAACACAGGCTCACTAACGGGCTCTGATGGCGTTATCTACTTCCCTGGTACTACTGATTTCCACGTTGCATTAAGCGATATGATGATCACTGGTTTCCAAGCAGGTGGCGGTACTGATCCATTAAATTACTTCCGTGGTTTACGTGCAGACCAAATGGCGTACGGCCTACCTTCTGGTAATAGCTCTGCATCAAGTGGTTTTACATCTATTCAAGCTGCTCAAGATGCAGTTAGTTGTTTAATTAGCCTAACAAGCTGTGGTAACTACGTACCAGCAAACGCACACCCTAACTTCCGTGGTCTAATGACATGGTCGATTAACTGGGATGCATTTGACGGTTACAACTTCTCTAAACCACATCGTGCATTCTTGAATACATTAAACTAA
- a CDS encoding isoprenylcysteine carboxylmethyltransferase family protein, whose amino-acid sequence MIECPKSPTSMRINAVGLLCSLSSLVWLRGSDLSSPSLAIIIASLSLAIPIIFLESLFLKSYKNSTTGLDFKQNNTGSLTRTAIKLVGFYACLAFVALVYWLFPEYRGGYYDTFFNLLKSIFTGLCLVAIPYFYFVDRMMVSPKDGYWQLGAFILGRNRSVDWSSISQLLLGWTVKLFFLPLMFKYSSNNLNLIVNQDITQIFTLTGDFSARYSLNLYQFFNNFLFYIDLLFVTVGYCFTVRLFDAHIRSTEPTFFGWFIALICYQPFWGAVFGSLYISYNSGRDWSNFFWDLPLVHFSYGALILFFVVIYVWASMAFGIRFSNLTHRGILTNGPFRYTKHPAYIAKNISWWLIFMPFLVAPEFDDKLRLSFLLLLQNVIYFLRARTEEKHLSADENYVRYAQYIEQHGLFAWVGHRLPIIKFKRGQLFNSQ is encoded by the coding sequence ATGATAGAATGCCCTAAATCTCCGACCAGCATGCGGATTAATGCTGTTGGATTACTATGCTCACTATCCAGCCTTGTATGGCTTCGCGGTAGCGATCTGTCATCGCCTAGCCTAGCGATTATTATTGCCTCCTTGTCGCTTGCAATACCGATTATCTTCCTTGAATCTCTCTTTTTAAAGTCTTACAAAAACTCTACCACAGGTTTAGATTTTAAACAGAACAATACAGGTTCCTTAACTCGAACAGCGATTAAGTTAGTTGGCTTTTATGCTTGCCTCGCTTTTGTTGCCTTGGTTTACTGGTTATTTCCAGAGTATCGCGGGGGTTATTACGATACCTTTTTTAATTTACTGAAATCCATTTTCACTGGGTTATGCCTTGTTGCTATCCCCTATTTTTATTTTGTTGATCGTATGATGGTTTCGCCAAAAGATGGCTACTGGCAATTAGGCGCATTCATTTTAGGAAGAAACAGATCAGTTGATTGGTCAAGTATCAGTCAACTTTTACTCGGTTGGACAGTAAAGCTTTTCTTTTTACCTTTAATGTTTAAATACTCATCAAACAACCTTAACCTCATTGTTAATCAAGATATAACACAAATATTTACGCTGACAGGTGACTTTAGCGCACGCTATTCTCTTAACCTTTACCAATTTTTTAATAACTTTCTCTTTTATATCGACCTGCTTTTTGTCACCGTCGGATACTGTTTTACAGTGCGCTTGTTTGATGCGCATATCCGCTCAACAGAGCCTACCTTTTTTGGCTGGTTTATTGCCCTTATCTGTTATCAACCTTTTTGGGGCGCAGTATTTGGCTCCCTGTATATTAGCTACAATAGTGGCAGAGATTGGAGTAATTTTTTCTGGGATTTACCACTGGTGCATTTTAGCTATGGAGCGCTGATTCTATTTTTCGTGGTGATTTATGTGTGGGCAAGCATGGCCTTTGGTATCCGTTTTTCAAACCTGACCCACCGCGGTATTTTAACTAATGGCCCATTTAGATATACCAAACATCCCGCTTACATCGCTAAAAATATATCTTGGTGGTTAATTTTCATGCCTTTCTTAGTCGCCCCTGAGTTCGATGATAAATTACGTTTGAGTTTCCTGTTACTACTACAAAACGTTATCTATTTTTTACGCGCACGAACTGAAGAAAAGCACCTTTCAGCAGATGAAAATTATGTCCGGTATGCACAGTATATTGAACAACATGGATTATTTGCATGGGTAGGTCATCGCCTGCCCATTATTAAATTCAAGCGCGGGCAGTTATTTAACAGCCAGTAA
- the fis gene encoding DNA-binding transcriptional regulator Fis has product MFEQNIPQEALTTTTSIPATGQITQKPLRDSVRQAVSGYVAQLNGQDTTELYELVLSEVEAPMLDIIMQYTRGNQTRAATMLGINRGTLRKKLKKYGMG; this is encoded by the coding sequence ATGTTTGAACAAAATATTCCTCAAGAAGCACTTACAACAACAACCAGTATTCCGGCTACCGGGCAAATAACTCAAAAACCACTTCGAGATTCAGTGCGTCAAGCTGTTTCTGGATACGTGGCACAGCTAAACGGCCAAGACACAACTGAGTTATACGAGTTAGTATTATCGGAAGTTGAAGCGCCAATGTTAGATATCATCATGCAGTACACACGTGGTAATCAAACTCGTGCAGCAACTATGCTAGGTATTAACCGTGGTACGCTACGTAAAAAATTGAAAAAATATGGCATGGGTTAA
- the dusB gene encoding tRNA dihydrouridine synthase DusB, with amino-acid sequence MQIGQHRLDNNIILAPMAGVTDRPFRELCRNQGAGLAVSEMLSSNPRVWNSKKSRLRMDYHGESGIRSVQIAGSEPEAMAIAAQLCVQQGAQIVDINMGCPAKKVNKKKAGSALLPHPELVKAILETVVDSVDIPVTLKIRTGWDPESRNGLEIAQIAQQAGIQALAVHGRTRQCLYKGEAEYDTIKIIKENVTIPVIANGDITSVEKAKFVLDHTGADAIMIGRGAQGAPWIFNEINHYLTTGEHKAPLDKQEVTALLLNHVQALHAFYGEVMGPRIARKHVGWYLQAQDQLGHFKRQFNAIDCPNEQLNILEIFLNN; translated from the coding sequence ATGCAGATTGGGCAACATCGATTAGACAACAATATAATTTTAGCGCCAATGGCCGGAGTGACTGATCGTCCCTTCCGTGAGCTTTGTAGAAATCAAGGTGCTGGACTCGCAGTTTCTGAGATGCTGTCGTCTAATCCCCGCGTATGGAATAGCAAAAAATCTAGGTTAAGAATGGATTACCATGGCGAATCGGGTATTCGCTCCGTGCAAATTGCAGGCTCCGAGCCAGAAGCAATGGCCATCGCTGCACAGCTATGTGTGCAACAAGGCGCGCAGATTGTTGATATCAATATGGGATGTCCAGCCAAAAAAGTGAACAAAAAGAAAGCGGGCTCTGCCCTACTGCCTCACCCTGAACTTGTGAAAGCAATTTTAGAAACTGTGGTTGATTCGGTAGATATACCTGTGACTTTGAAAATTCGCACTGGCTGGGATCCTGAAAGTAGAAACGGTCTAGAAATAGCACAAATTGCCCAACAAGCTGGTATCCAAGCACTTGCAGTACATGGTCGAACTCGCCAATGCCTTTACAAAGGCGAAGCAGAGTACGACACAATAAAAATAATTAAAGAAAATGTAACCATACCCGTGATTGCTAATGGCGATATAACCAGTGTTGAAAAAGCCAAGTTTGTGCTTGATCACACAGGAGCAGACGCCATTATGATTGGACGAGGTGCACAGGGTGCACCTTGGATATTCAATGAAATAAACCACTACTTAACCACAGGTGAGCACAAAGCACCTTTGGATAAACAGGAAGTCACCGCACTTTTATTAAATCATGTACAAGCGCTACATGCATTTTATGGTGAAGTGATGGGTCCTCGAATTGCTAGGAAGCACGTAGGTTGGTATTTACAAGCGCAAGATCAATTAGGTCATTTTAAACGACAATTTAATGCTATTGACTGCCCTAACGAGCAGTTAAATATATTAGAAATTTTTTTGAATAATTAA
- the prmA gene encoding 50S ribosomal protein L11 methyltransferase yields the protein MPWIQLKLNATSENAEDIGELLMSNGALSATFTDAQDTPVFEPLPGETRLWGDTDITGLYEADADMETILEVLKGSPLLSNDFAFKIEQLEDKDWEREWMDNFHPMQFGERLWICPSWKPVPDENAVNVMLDPGLAFGTGTHPTTALCLAWLDGQDLQNKVVLDFGCGSGILAIAALKLGAKRVIGIDIDPQAITASRDNAERNGVSDQLELYLPADLPEGILADVLVANILAGPLRELSGNIEALVKPGGSLALSGILEQQAEELIETYGEWFDMDTAKVKEEWARLSGQKRL from the coding sequence ATGCCTTGGATCCAACTAAAATTAAATGCAACCTCTGAAAATGCCGAGGATATTGGCGAATTATTGATGAGTAACGGCGCATTGTCAGCGACCTTTACCGATGCCCAAGATACGCCAGTTTTTGAACCCTTACCGGGCGAAACTCGTCTTTGGGGCGATACAGATATCACAGGCTTATATGAAGCTGACGCAGATATGGAAACGATCCTTGAAGTCCTTAAAGGTAGCCCATTATTAAGTAACGATTTTGCTTTTAAAATTGAGCAATTAGAAGATAAAGACTGGGAGCGTGAGTGGATGGATAATTTCCACCCGATGCAGTTTGGCGAGCGTCTTTGGATCTGCCCAAGTTGGAAACCCGTTCCCGATGAAAATGCCGTCAATGTAATGCTCGACCCCGGTTTAGCATTTGGAACAGGCACACATCCCACCACCGCACTTTGCTTAGCATGGCTTGATGGTCAGGATTTACAAAACAAAGTCGTATTAGACTTTGGTTGTGGCTCGGGCATTCTTGCTATCGCTGCACTAAAACTAGGTGCGAAGCGTGTTATCGGAATTGATATCGACCCACAGGCCATTACAGCTAGTCGGGATAACGCAGAGCGTAATGGTGTTTCAGACCAACTTGAGCTTTACCTGCCTGCCGATCTACCTGAAGGCATTCTTGCTGACGTACTCGTTGCTAATATTCTTGCAGGGCCACTTCGGGAGCTATCCGGCAATATTGAAGCGCTCGTTAAACCAGGTGGTTCATTAGCTCTTTCAGGCATTCTTGAGCAACAAGCAGAAGAGCTCATTGAAACCTATGGCGAGTGGTTTGATATGGACACTGCAAAAGTGAAAGAAGAGTGGGCACGCTTATCAGGTCAAAAGCGTCTATAA
- a CDS encoding response regulator transcription factor — MNKIVIIDDHQLFLHGLKLTLENSNNEVLVFDNPLLALMQIERLQPDLILMDLCMPEMDGICLIDELAKRGILSPVVVLSACEEYKDVLIALQKGAMGFIPKNYAPQDLLSGLESVLMGNIFVPENIQHQLDVLLQEEQQNKVRYHLSGRQAEILTLLYKGKTNREIAELLSISPDTVKFHQKGIYQVLDVSGMNSRAKAIEKALQVGLLHA, encoded by the coding sequence ATGAATAAAATTGTAATCATCGATGATCATCAGCTATTTTTACATGGGTTAAAATTAACCCTAGAAAATAGTAATAACGAGGTACTGGTATTTGATAATCCATTACTTGCGTTGATGCAGATCGAACGATTACAACCAGATCTTATTTTAATGGATCTGTGCATGCCTGAGATGGATGGTATCTGTTTAATTGATGAGCTAGCCAAACGGGGTATTTTGTCACCTGTCGTGGTTCTTTCTGCCTGTGAAGAGTACAAAGATGTATTAATTGCACTTCAAAAAGGCGCGATGGGTTTTATTCCTAAAAACTATGCACCACAGGATTTGTTATCTGGGTTAGAGTCAGTGCTCATGGGGAATATTTTTGTTCCTGAAAACATTCAACATCAGTTGGATGTTTTATTACAAGAAGAACAACAAAACAAAGTACGTTATCATCTCTCTGGGCGTCAAGCTGAAATATTAACGTTGTTGTATAAAGGTAAAACTAATCGAGAAATTGCTGAACTGTTATCTATTTCACCTGATACGGTTAAATTCCATCAAAAAGGTATTTATCAGGTTTTAGATGTATCAGGTATGAATAGTCGCGCTAAAGCGATTGAAAAGGCGTTACAAGTTGGACTACTACACGCTTAA
- a CDS encoding hybrid sensor histidine kinase/response regulator: MTQKQTNKEFLFRRWQSLRLYNIVILIAFLFFYAVGTLQSYSFFAPPAAFNLPLILPLTAIFLCTYLIHCLIANKDAQSLRLIPILTLFTTLFITINSHFETQTSQNSFLYFTLLLPLFYAYILSYNFQLLIANNLIAIISYTFTAVVGDTSTLVFILNLVFLFTLGFLTVYSHIKNNTYSSKSSPVKATRGPSLENQQSFYLKNIIHDIRQPLSSLALYSHLIKQQASDAQQSIVIENLMNASTQLDHWLSSLLELATLDTKTLPTNIQNVPVSTCFSGAIEKYRLLAKEKNIALKTHLAPCSLYSDAKILSEIIEQLLSNALIHGHQQSGKILLRVCESKTGVNIQVHNRGPNIAQAHLDSLFDEQYYPKNPQHNKAKGIGLGLALSQRKAQLLNTEILVKSTEVGCCFSLQVAKGKETEIIQEKVALSTESSESILLIDDDASILAALSMLLENWGYRVDCADNSQEALQVLAKNRYALIISDYRLPGEKNGIDLIKVAQKQQGIPAVLLTGEVDPDKLKEGASNLYKVLHKPIKPAALRLLLRQLLSH, from the coding sequence ATGACCCAAAAGCAGACAAATAAAGAGTTTCTTTTTAGAAGGTGGCAATCGCTTCGCCTCTATAACATTGTCATACTCATCGCTTTTTTGTTTTTCTATGCAGTCGGCACACTACAAAGTTACAGTTTTTTTGCGCCCCCCGCTGCTTTCAATTTACCTTTAATTTTACCCTTAACTGCTATTTTCCTGTGTACCTATCTTATCCATTGCTTAATTGCTAACAAAGATGCACAGAGCCTTCGCTTAATACCGATATTAACGCTTTTTACAACCCTATTTATCACCATAAATAGTCACTTTGAAACACAGACTTCACAAAATAGTTTTCTCTACTTCACCTTACTATTACCACTTTTTTACGCTTATATTCTCTCTTATAATTTCCAATTGCTCATAGCCAATAACCTCATTGCTATCATTAGTTATACTTTTACCGCAGTGGTTGGCGATACCAGCACGTTAGTCTTTATTTTAAACTTAGTGTTTCTCTTCACACTGGGCTTTTTAACTGTCTATTCACACATAAAAAACAATACTTATAGCTCTAAAAGTAGCCCAGTAAAAGCCACAAGAGGGCCCAGCTTAGAAAACCAACAGTCCTTCTATTTAAAAAATATTATTCACGATATTCGTCAGCCATTAAGTAGCCTTGCTTTATATAGCCACCTGATAAAACAGCAAGCCTCAGACGCACAACAAAGCATTGTCATTGAAAACTTAATGAATGCGTCAACACAATTAGACCATTGGCTCTCTTCATTATTAGAGCTTGCGACATTAGACACCAAAACTCTGCCAACTAATATTCAAAACGTACCTGTATCAACCTGCTTTTCAGGTGCGATAGAGAAATATAGATTGCTTGCCAAAGAAAAAAATATTGCACTGAAAACCCACCTTGCTCCATGTTCGCTTTATAGCGACGCAAAAATACTCAGTGAAATTATTGAGCAACTTCTCAGTAACGCTTTAATACATGGCCACCAGCAATCAGGGAAAATTCTATTAAGGGTTTGTGAGAGTAAAACAGGGGTTAATATACAAGTCCATAATAGAGGCCCTAACATCGCTCAAGCGCACCTAGATTCACTATTTGATGAGCAGTATTACCCTAAAAATCCACAGCACAATAAAGCGAAAGGGATTGGTTTAGGTTTAGCATTATCACAACGAAAAGCACAGCTGTTAAATACAGAGATATTAGTTAAAAGTACTGAGGTTGGCTGTTGTTTTTCACTCCAAGTTGCAAAAGGAAAAGAAACAGAAATAATACAAGAGAAAGTGGCATTATCAACAGAAAGTAGCGAGTCGATTCTCCTCATTGATGATGATGCTAGCATTTTAGCTGCATTATCAATGTTGTTAGAGAACTGGGGTTACCGGGTTGATTGTGCTGACAATAGTCAAGAAGCATTACAAGTTTTGGCAAAAAATAGATACGCACTTATTATCTCTGATTATCGTTTACCAGGTGAAAAAAATGGCATTGACCTGATTAAAGTAGCGCAAAAGCAACAAGGTATTCCAGCCGTTTTATTAACCGGTGAAGTAGATCCCGATAAACTAAAAGAGGGAGCATCTAACCTGTATAAAGTTTTGCATAAGCCGATAAAGCCAGCTGCATTAAGGTTACTATTGCGACAGCTACTAAGCCATTAA